The Suncus etruscus isolate mSunEtr1 chromosome 7, mSunEtr1.pri.cur, whole genome shotgun sequence genome includes a window with the following:
- the LOC126014324 gene encoding LOW QUALITY PROTEIN: olfactory receptor 6K6-like (The sequence of the model RefSeq protein was modified relative to this genomic sequence to represent the inferred CDS: substituted 1 base at 1 genomic stop codon) → MAGGNRTVVREFFSVFPRLHEGGLYFFVPLLLVYIFIIAGNLAIFLAVRWDRALHTPMYFFIGVLSFLEVWYTTTTIPNLLASLADEHRGISLAGXILQMYFFHLLSITEGCVLTAMAIDRYVAICHPLRYPTLMTPRLCTQLTACSCLCGFLLVLPEVLWMATLPFCGSNRIQQIFCDFTPLLHLACPDTSLLVIVDAVHAVEILASFLVIVLSYTCIIMVILSMPSAEGRHRAFSTCAAHLAVFLLFFSSVAVMYLRYSATYLVFWDTAMAVAFVILAPFLNPIIYSLRNQDMKDAIQRIFCSRKLPHLSGSSFPILGNRTKAHSSHCDVCPRDTPKPQDVCQKAASAREKVLASDTPSLLPSLASHPGPSAQHQKSSLGTVKGGCRANIRSRRIKTDTS, encoded by the exons ATGGCTGGTGGGAACCGGACCGTAGTGAGAGAGTTCTTCTCAGTGTTCCCGCGCCTGCATGAAGGTGGCCTCTACTTTTTTGTCCCTCTGCTGCTTGTCTACATATTCATCATAGCCGGGAATCTAGCTATTTTCCTAGCTGTGCGGTGGGACAGAGCCCTGCACACGCCCATGTACTTCTTCATCGGTGTGCTGTCCTTCCTGGAAGTTTGGTACACTACCACCACCATCCCCAATTTGCTGGCCAGCCTGGCAGATGAGCACCGGGGTATCTCGCTGGCAGGCTGAATTTTGCAGATGTATTTCTTCCACTTGCTCAGCATCACTGAAGGCTGCGTGCTGACTGCCATGGCCATTGACAGGTACGTGGCCATCTGCCACCCACTGCG CTACCCGACTCTCATGACGCCCAGGCTCTGCACACAGCTCACCGCCTGCTCCTGCCTCTGCGGTTTCCTGCTGGTCCTCCCTGAGGTCTTATGGATGGCCACACTGCCATTCTGTGGCTCCAACCGCATCCAGCAGATCTTCTGCGACTTCACACCCCTGCTGCACCTGGCATGCCCAGACACCTCACTGT TGGTCATCGTGGATGCGGTGCATGCCGTGGAGATCCTGGCCTCCTTCTTGGTCATTGTCCTGTCCTACACCTGCATCATCATGGTCATCCTGAGCATGCCCTCTGCTGAAGGTCGCCACCGAGCCTTCTCCACCTGTGCTGCGCACCTTGCCGTATTTCTGTTGTTCTTCAGCAGCGTGGCTGTAATGTACCTGCGTTACTCAGCCACATACTTAGTGTTCTGGGACACAGCCATGGCAGTCGCCTTTGTCATTCTGGCTCCCTTCCTGAATCCCATCATTTACAGTCTGAGAAACCAGGACATGAAGGATGCCATCCAGAGGATCTTCTGTTCCAG AAAGCTGCCCCATCTTTCTGGGTCTTCATTTCCAATTTT GGGCAACAGAACCAAGGCGCACAGCAGCCACTGTGACGTCTGTCCTCGGGACACGCCCAAGCCACAGGATGT ATGCCAGAAGGCAGCCTCGGCCAGGGAGAAGGTGCTCGCCTCGGACACGCCCTCCCtgcttccatccctggcatcccacccgGGCCCCTCTGCCCAACACCAGAAGTCCAGCCTGGGCACTGTCAAGGGTGGCTGTCGAGCAAACATCAGATCAAGGCGGATAAAGACGGATACATCCTGA